TGTATAATATTTATGCTGTGAAAAAATTTAACCGCAAAGCGCGCAAAGTTTTTACGCAAAGTTCACTAAGTAGTTTTTTAGTTGAATTTTCAATTCAAAGTCCGCAAAGCTTTGTTTAAAAGCAGTTTCTGATTTAAGTGCAGCTTTTAAAAATCTTTTTAATCCATTTATCCCGATAGCTATCGGGAGTGGCAAAACTTAGTACCTCAGCATCTTAGAACCTCAGCACCTTAATAATGCCATCTCACAAAAGCCTCCATTGCTGCGTAGCTTGAAAGTCCCATTTGTTGGTAAACTTGTGCCGTTTCTCGGTTTCTATCTTCAGCTCTCTGCCAAAATTCTCTTGCATCAGTTCCCTGAAAAACAACTCCGTCTTTTTGAGATTGGTGTTTGAAGATTCCGTGGCGTTTTGCCAAAACCTGATCCGGGCTCATTGGTACCGCCATTTCAACTTCATCAATTCCCCATTCCTGCCAAGCTCCTCTGTACAACCATAGCCAGCAGTCGTTCATGAAGGATTTTGGTTTTAAAGCTTTTACCGCTTCAAAAATAGCATCCAGACAAACTTTATGTGTTCCGTGCGGATCTGCTAAATCTCCTGCGGCATAGATTTGGTGCGGTTTGATTTTTTCGATCAAATCCATTGTCAGCTGAATATCTTCTGGTCCGATTGGTTTTTTCTCAATTGTGCCGGTTTCATAAAACGGAAGTTCCATAAAATGAATCTGGCTGTCTGGCAGACCTACAAAATGACTTGTTGCTCTAGCCTCCCCTTTTCTGATTAATCCTTTAATGTATCTTACCTCTGGAATATCAATTTCGCTGTTCTTTTTATTTTCTAAAAATGTATGTGCTTTTTGGTAAATGTTATCAGCCTCTTCACTTTTAATGTTGAATTTCTCATTATAATCAATCACAAATCTTGCAAAACGTAACGCTTCATCATCTGCAACAGCAATATTTCCAGAGGTTTGATACGCCACGTGTACTTCATGTCCCTGTTCCTGCAGACGCATGAAGGTTCCTCCCATACTGATAATATCATCATCCGGATGCGGACTAAAAATCAGCACACGTTTTTTAGCCGGCTCTGCCCTTTCAGGACGGTTGGTGTCTTCTGCATTTGGTTTTCCGCCCGGCCAGCCCGTGATTGTATTTTGAAGTTTATTGAATATTTTAATGTTGATATCGTATGCAGGGCCATAATCTGTTAATAAATCACTCATTCCGTTTTCGATATAATCGGCATCGGTAAGCATTAAAATTGGTTTTTTTAGGTCTAATGCTAATCCTAATACTGCTTTACGAGTTAATTTATCTGTCCAGACAATTTTTTCTACCAGCCAGGGTTTGTTGATTCTCGTTAATTTTGAAGAAGCTTCTTTATCTAAGATAAAAACAGCATTATCATGTTCCTGCAAAAATGAAGCTGGAACGCGGTTGGTTACTTCGTCTTCAACGGATTTTTTTACAATATTAGCTTTTCCTTCTCCCCAAGCCAATAGAATAACTCTTTGGGCTTCCATAATTTTCTTTACTCCAAGCGTAATAGCTGTTCTTGGTGTATTGTTTAATCCGAAGAAATCTTTACTTGCTGCAACTCTTGTGATATGGTCTAAAGCTACTAATCTTGTTTTTGAGTTTTGAAGCGAACCCGATTCGTTAAAACCAATATGTCCGTTTCCTCCAATTCCCAAAATCTGCAAATCGATTCCACCTAAAGCTTCAATTTTTGCTTCGTATTCGTGACAGTAATCTGCGATTTGCTCTTTTGTTAAAAGTCCGTCCGGAACGTGAGCATTTTCAGGTAAAATGTCAACGTGGTCAAACAAAAATTCTTTCATAAAACGAACATAACTGTTGATTGAATTGGGTTCCATCGGATAATATTCATCCAGATTAAAACTAATTACGTTTTTAAAACTCAAACCTTCTTCTTTATGAAGTCTTACCAATTCTGCATAAAGTCCTTTTGGAGAAGAACCTGTTGCCAAACCTAAAATACAAGGTTTGTTCTCTTTTTGTTTTTCTTTAATCAAAGCCGCAATTTCCTTTGCTACTTCTTTTGAAGCTTCTGTTGAATTTTCAAAAACAACAGTATTGATGTTTTCGAATCGCTTTTCGAAACCTGTTGCTTTGTCTATTTTACTTTTTAACATTGTGGATATTTTTAATATGTTTTTGTTTAATTTTTTAATGCCATTTGGTTAAAAAAAGGCATAAGTTGAGCTGGAACACATCAAATGTGATATTTGAGTGCTTGATTTTTTATGTTGAAATAAAAATGTTTGTGTTTATCTAAACTTTGACAAAGTTCTGCGTGTCTATCTTTGTCGAGTTTTTTTAGCGCGGTTGCTTCGTTCCTCGCAATGACCTACTTTGCATTACTTACCATTTCCTGTATTTATGTCCTTTAAAAGCAAAAAACACAATCATTAAATAAGCTGGCAATAATATTAAATAGGCTAATTGATTTCCACTTTTTGCGGTTTCTGTAATTCCCGCTGCCACATTAGAAGCATTAATTGAGTCGGCAATCATTCCGTAAAATAAAGGAAAAACGGCACCGCCAATAATTCCCATAATCAGAATTGCACCGCCAATTTTTGTGTATCCACCCAAATCCTGAAGTGCCATTGGCCAGATCGCCGGCCAGCAAAGTGCATTTGCCAAACCTAATAAAGCAACCAAAATAATAATCAACGGTAATTGTGGAATTCCCGGTAAATGAACCATAATTTTTGGAGAAAGTATTACGATTAAAGCAACCAAAATAAGTCCTAAAAATCCAGAAACTTTTAAAGCAGAAACCTGAGAAACGTATTTCGGAATCAAGGTAATTCCTAAAATATAACCGATAACCATAAAAGTCATAGTAAACGAAGTCAGTTTTAGATAGAAAGAGCCGTTTTCTCCATAAACTCCCAATTGTTTTCCGAATCCACCGATGGAATCTCCGGCTAAAACTTCGGCAGCGATATAAACCATTAAGGTAATTACGCCGAAAACCAATTGCGGATGTTTGAAAGCGGCTTTTATTTGTTTGAAAATACTCAGATTTTCTACTTGTCCTTCATCATCTAAATCAATTTCCGGAAGTGGAGAAAATTTTACCAAAACAGCCAAAACCAGCATAATCACTGCCATATAAATATATGGCGACTGCAATTGCAAAGCCAATGCATCTAAAGCCGCTTCTTTTTGTACCGAAGTCATAACGGCAATTTTATCAGCCGAATAATCTCCAATATTAGACAAAACCAAAGATGTCAATAATAACGGAGCGAGAAAACCTGCCAGTTTATTTGCAATTCCCAAAACGCTGATTCTCGCTGCGGCACTTTCGCGCGGACCAATTACAACAACATACGGATTTGCAGCCGTTTGCAAAACTGCCAAACCAGTTCCCATTACAAATAAAGCGATTAAGAAAAGTCCAAAAGTTCTGGCTTCAGCGGCGGGATAAAATAATAATGCACCAACGGCAATTATTAATAATCCAACTGAAATTCCGTTTTTATAACCTAATTTTTCAATTAAAAATGAAGACGGAATCGCCATTACAAAATAGGCAATATAAAAGGCAAAAGTCACAAAATACGATTGTGATTCAGTTAGTTCGCACGCTAATTTAAAAAATGGAATCAGCGGTCCGTTTAACCAGGTTACGAATCCAAAAATAAAAAACAATGAGGTTAAAATAACCATAGGAATCAAAGTGCTGTTTTGCTCTTTTTTTAGTGTAAGATCTAGTTGTGACATATTTTTGGTTTTGGTTTTAGGTTAATTTTGGATTTATTTACTGACTAATTGCTGATGGTAAAAAAGAATCGTTTCTTCTAATGCCTGATCGATTGTATACTCTGGTTTAAAACCTAATTGGTTGAATTTTTCAGGATTTGCTTTAGAATGTTTAATATCGCCGGGTCTTTCGTCTAAAAACTTAATCTGCGATTTAGAATTGGTGATTTTTATAATCTTTTCAGCAAGTTCTAAAACCGATGTACTATGTCCTAAAGCAACATTATAGGTTTCGCTTCCTTTTTGCGAAGCCAGAATATTAGCTTTTACAACATCTTTTACATAAATAAAATCTCTGGTTTGCGAGCCGTCTCCGTAAATAGTTATAGGCTCGTTTTGAAGTGCTTTATTAATAAAAATAGGCACTGCCGCCGCATAGGCCGATTCGGGATTTTGGCGCGGACCAAATACATTAAAATATCGCAAAGAAGCTGTTGGAACCTGATATTGATCTAAATACATTTTCAAATAATATTCTCCATCTAACTTTGTGATGGCATATGGTGTCATTGGTTCCGGAAACATGGTTTCAACTTTCGGTAAAACCGGATTGTTTCCATAATTCGCTGCCGATGTTGACAATACGACTTTACAATTTGCATTATTTTTTGCTGCTTCGAGAATATTAATTGTTCCGATGGTATTGATTTCGATACATTCTTTGATTTTCAAAAGAGATTCCGGAACGCTTACTAAAGCTGCTAAATGAAAAACACCGCTTGCTCCGCTTATTACTTCGTTAACCAGATTCTCATCGCGAATGTCGCCTTTTACAAATTCAACATTTAATCCGTTTAGATTGTGTTCGAATCCCGTTCTAAGACTATCAAGTATCAAAACTTCGTGTCCTTGACTGGATAAATGTTCGGCAATATGGCTTCCTATAAAACCGGCACCTCCGGTAATTACATATTTTTTCATTTTTTTTATTTTAATGATCCAACGAAATTCAAATTATAATCTTCCATTTCTTTGAATTGTTCCGACAGACTTTCAATCAGCTTAAACTGGTTTCTTGAACGATCCAGATTATGTTCCGGATATTCTGTTTTATAATACACGTCGTCATTTAAAAAATCGGTTAAAAAACGAAGTGCCATTATAAATGTCATTGTTTTTGCGCCAAGCGGAAGATATTTTATTTCCAATGTCGAAAGTGATGAATTCGTTTTTTCTAAAAATCCTTTTACATACGCTTTGTAAAACTCCAGATTGAAGTTTACCAAATCTAAATTTTGTTCGTCTTCGGCCGCTGTATTGCAAATAGTTCTGATCGCATCTCCAAAATCATAATGAATAATTCCGGGCATAACAGTATCAGTATCAATTACACAAAGTCCTTTTTTGTTTTGGTCAAAAAGTGCGTTTGAAATTTTTGTATCGTTGTGCGTAACTCTTAATTTAATTTTTTTGGCATCTTTTAAATTTTGAAGAATATGCATTTCTTCTTTTAAATCCTTAACATTCTGAATTAAGATTTTTGCCTGTTCGATTCTTTGTCCAGAAGCTTCTTTTAAAGCCGTATCAAACTGTGAATAACGAAATGCCATATTATGGAAATTCGGAATTACTTCTGTCAATTTTCTGGCATCAAAATCGCTGGTAAGATTTAAAAATTCACCAAAAAGTTTTCCGCCTTCATATGCAATTTCTTCATTTTTAACGGTTTCAAAAGTCAGACTTCCTTCAATATAAACCATTACATTCCAGAAATTTCCATCTTTATCCTGATAATAAAAAATGCCTTTTTTTGTTCCGATAAAAGTTAAAACCCTGCGCTTTAATTCGGCTTCAGACAAATGTTTTAATTTCTTCTGTAAATGTTTACTAACGCTGACTTTATTAGCAATTAAACCCGGAACATCTTTAAAAACGCCTTCGTTTATGCGCTGTAAAATAAATTGTTTACCACTTTGAGTTGTTAGCAAATAAGTGTCATTAATATGACCGGAAGACAGTTCTTCAAAGGTTTTGAAAACCTCAATATGATCAAACTGTTCGAATATAAATTTTAGTTGTTCGGCTGTCATATTACCAAAGATTTGTTGGATAAACTTTTTGCGCTCTTAACTTTTCAATTTCTTTTTTTACTATTTCTTTATCCTCTTTATACGTTACCCCAAACCATTTTGCATTGGACTGAAGCACTTCGACAGACGCATTATCTGATTTTAAAATCTCGTTTACGACAGATGTAATAAAAAATTCGGCTTTTAAATCGTGTTCATTATCTTTTAGGAATTGCTCAAAAAGTGCGCCTCCAAACTCAAAACATTTTGGTGTAAATCCCCAAAAATTCATAGAAACGATTGTATTTTCATCAATCGGAATAAATTCTCCATTATCGTCTTTACGCATCAGTTTTCCATCTATTTTTTCGATGTGAGTGCGTTCTGTAACATCGGTTAAATAATTATTTTCATCAACCTGACATTCTCCTCTGGAAACAAAACCATGATCTGAAACAGTATTTTTTAAAAGATACGCCATCATATTAAAATTGTATGATTCTTTATCCATTTCTGTCAAGGCTTTTGCCATAATTTCAAAAGCTTCTTTTCCGTAAAAATCATCGGCGTTTATGATGGCGAAGTTTTCTGTTACTTCATCTTTAGCCATTAAAAGTGCGTGTCCGGTTCCCCACGGTTTTTTTCTTTCGGGATTTAAGTATTGTGCGGGAACATTTTCAATTTCCTGAAAAACATATCCTACTTCAGCTTTTCCTTCCAGTTTTTTATTGAATATTTCTTTACACTCTTCTTCAATGTTTTTACTTATAATAAATACAAATTTTCCAAAACCTGCCTGTAATGCATCATATATCGAAAAATCCATAATGGTATCTCCTTCGGGCGTAAATGTATCTAACTGTTTTAATCCTCCATATCGACTTCCAATACCTGCCGCCAGGATCACGAGAGTAGGTTTACTTTTGCTCATTTAAATAGTATTATTAGTTGGTTATTATTTTTAAAGTTTTTGGTCTTTTTTCGGCTTTTCTAAATGGTTTTATAAAAGCGGTTATTTTGTAATTTTTAGATATTGAAAATTTCTCTTATAAAATGAAAAATAAATATTAATCTGACAATTATATCGTTAATATCATGCGTAATGTGATTAATATTCGGCTAAAGTATATATTAATATTTTATAAAAAAAGAAAATTGTGTTAAAATGTGCTCGAACACAATAAAAATGTTTTCGAACACATGTAATTTAATATTTTCTCATATTTGATTTTTATATATATTTGTTTCTATATGGAGAAGATTTATACTATTAAGGATATTGCGGAGCTTGCGGGAGTCTCAAAAGGGACTGTTGACCGCGTTTTGCATAAAAGAGGAAAAGTGTCTGAAGATGCTTTGAAAAAAGTCAATGAAGTTCTGGACAAGATTGATTACCAGCCTAATTTGATGGCACGAAGCTTAAAGAAAAAACAAATTTATTCTATCTGCGTCCTAATTCCTGATTCTGCAAACGATCCGTATTGGCAGCCTTGCATTGATGGCATTAATGAAGCTAAAAAAGAGTTTAAATCTTTTAACGTAAAAGTGGAGGTTTTCCTTTTTGATCCTACTAGCACTTCTTCTTTCGTAGAAACGAATCAAAACGTATTAAATTCATCTCCAGATGCGGTTTTGCTTGTTCCGTTATTTCATAAAGAAGCTCTTGACGCTATTGAAACTTACAATTCTAAAGGCATTATTTCGAGTATTTTTAATAATCAGCTTAAATCGAGCGCCATCAAAAGTTTTGTTGGACAGGATTTATTTCAAAGTGGAAGAATCGCCGCGCGTTTATTAGATTTATTGATTAAGAAAGGTACCATCGCAATTGTTCATATTGATGAAGATTACGAAAACGCTATTCACATGCAGGAAAAAGAGAAAGGTTTCCGAGATTATTTTGATTCACTTGAAAAAGGAAAATTCGAAGTTAAAACCTTCAAAGTAAAACATCCGCAGTTTAAAACTACTCTAAAAGAATATCTGGAATCAAATCCAGCTATTGAAGGTCTTTTTGTTACGACTTCTAAAGCGTATCAGGTTGCGAAGATTATTTCGAAAAATCCTGAAAGAAAAATTGCGCTTGTGGGTTATGATTTATTAGAGAATAATCTGGAATATCTGAACAATAAAACGATAGACTTTTTGATTCATCAAAACCCGAAACGTCAGGCTTATCTTGGAACGACAAGTTTGATTGAGCATTTTATTTTTGAAAAAGAAATCAGCCCTGAAAAGTTACTTCCAATTGATATTGTAAATACGGAGAACGCTAAGGATTATTTTTTATAGTTTCTTTGCGGGTATTTATTTAAACATATAGAAACATAGGTTTTTTGTGGTGCTTAAAAGGCATTTCACTTGCATCAATACACACACAATCTTGTCATCTCGACGAAGGAGAGATCTGCACAAGAAACTCTACAAAGATTGACGATTTTTCATGCGGAGTTTCTTGCGCAGATCTCTCCTTCGTCGAGATGACAAACTTTGAGAACTATGTGTAGAAACTTGTTTCTTTGATATTCTTTTTTTGATATTCTTTTTTTACACATTTAAACCTATGTCTCTATGTGTTTAAATCTTCGCTATTTTAAAATCAGCGTTCCAAAAGAACTGGCGATATGAAAATTTGGAGTTTCCGTATTTGGATTTACCCACGTAATCCACGTTGGTTCAAAAAGTTTATTCTCTTGTTTGATATATTTGGCTCTGAAAATTCCGGCTTCAATAACGTTATCTTTTATCAATTGAAAATTTTTCAGCGATTGAATGCTGACTGAGAATTCTACAATAAAATGATCGCTTTTTATACTTGATTTCACCGACAGATTATTTTCTGGCCAATTCCAGTCAAAATCAAATCTTTTTTTAGGAGAAGCCATAAAATCCATAATTCTTGGCGTCGGATCAATTTCCAGACAATAATACGGATTCAGGTTTTCATCTGTTCTGAAAAAAATTTCTACGCGGTCTGATTCTCCAATACTGTCAATAGAATCGTCTTGTCTGTCAATGTGTATGTTATCATCATAAACCTTGTAGCAGAAATACATATTTTCGGTATCCCATAACGATCTGAATTCTATTTTTTCAGGTTCTAAATCGCTCCAGGGCGAAGTAAAATCGGTTAGAATTTCTGCCTGATTCCAAAAAGGATTATCTCCCAAACCATTTATTTGTAAAATGTTTTTTTCGATTCGGTTTACATTGTAATTTTTCATTTTAAAAAGGTACGAAATTTTAAAAAGAAAAAGGAGCAAAAGAAAAAATCTTCTGCCCCTGAACTGCATTATTTTAAGTAAATTTTATTGTGTGTTATTTCGTTATCAGCATTAATTTGAAGGATAATTAATTGGGAATTTACCTTTAAACCTGAAATATTAATTCTTGCTGATTCAACAGAACTGAAATCTTGTTTTAAAAGCTCTCTTCCATTTAAATCCAATAAAATCACATTAGCTGATTTGACACTTTTTCCGAAATTAATATTGATTTCATCTGAAGCCGGATTTGGGAAAACAGAAAAACTCGCTGCTGTTTGTTCTTCGGCAACTGCGATATTTGCTTTTTTAGCTGTTGATCCTGTCTGAAGTTCAGAACATCCAATATCGATTCTTCCGTTTCTTTTTCGAATATCATCATCAAAATCCAAAGTTCCTGAATAAGTCGAATTGTAAGTTGGATCTCCTTTATCTGTCGCAAAAGCTCCAGAAACCAGTGTAAAATTAAAAGTTGCAGCGTTTGTAAATCCTGGTAAACCAACTACAGAATTAACATCTTGTCCTGTTGTTGTGGCAAACTGCGCCGCGTTATACGATCCAGTTGTTGAGCTTCCGTTAAAACTTGTTCCCGTTAAATCGATGATAAAATCAGTATTTGTTTCTCTGTAATATAAATTGTAGTTTGAAACAAAACCTGAAATTGTATATCCGTATGAAGCTAAAAATGCTTTTTTATTGGTCGTTGCATACATGATATTGTTTTTATAAGTGATTCCAGAACTGTTTTGAAAATGTACTTCACCTCCAAAATTATCAGCCAATGTAGCAACCGAAGTTCCTTGAATAGTTGTAACTCCGTTAATGGTTGCACCGGTTCTGTTTTTATAAAAAGTATTATTGAAGATTTTGGTATTCGCAACACTTGTTGTGTAACCAGAACCGTTAACACCTCCAAAAATTGCTCCGGTTATTACATTGTTATAAACCGAATTGTTGTTTACAATATGTCCTGTAGAAAGTCCGCCGTTTCCGGTTGAAGTATTTTGTTCTGCACCAACAGAAAGCCCTACTCCACATCTAAAAACTTCATTTCTTTGTACCGTAATGTTTAAAGCTCCGTCAACATAAATTCCGGCACTGTTTGCAACTGCACTCATACAATTAAAAACTTCGTTTGAAGCAATTATACCATTTCGCGCCTGATTATTACTTGAAGCTCCGGTTGATAAATAATTCCCAGCAGCCACAATTCCGATATTGGCAATATCATAAACCGTATTTCCTGAAACCGAAAATCCGTTTACGTTTCCTGTTACCGTAACAGCTTCTCCCCAGCCGGTAGCACAATTGTTTACTTCATTATTATCGATTTTTACGTTTGTAATGGCATAAGTTCCGTTTCCACCATCTACTTTAATGGCGTTGGCCACAATACCGCTGTTTGCAGGAATTGCCGAAAGATTATTACTGGTCCAGCCGATATTTTTAACAATACAATTTTTGATTGTGATGTTATTTAAATTGGCTGTTGCGCCAGAATTGGCCAAAATCCAGATTCCTTTACTTCCGTTTCCAATTTTGTTCGAAATAGTCAAACCGTCAATGGTAACATTGCTAGTATTTACGATTCCAAGAACATAAGTATCTGTACTTGTCCATCCGGAAGCATTTACAATAACGGCTCCAGATCCGCTTTTTTGGATTGTTAAAGGTTTTCCAACATAAATTGGACCTGTTACGGCATAAGTTCCGGAAAGTACTAAAACGGTTCCTCCAGATGGCGCGGCCTGAACTCCTTTTACAATCGTTTTATAAGGAAGCGCGGCAGTTCCTGTTCCTGTTGTATCGTTTCCTGTTGTAGAAACATAGGTTTGCGAAAAACCTTGTATAAAGCAGAATAAAATAAAAAATGTAATTTTCTTGACTTTCATAATTTTGATATTTTGGGTTAACAACTAAAAAAAATTATAGATAGAATATTGCAATATTTTCTATTTCAAATACGCTTTTTCTGTACTTCAATTTCGAACTCAAAAACATCGTTTTAATGTTCTATTTTATTCTTTTTGAATAACATAAAAAAGCTTATTTCTGACTAAAGTAAATATTGTATTCTAATTTGCAAGAAAATAATTAGAAAAAATGTGTTCGAACACAAAATTTTAATATTTTGAAAGTTTTTTATTACATGCTTTTAATGTTTTTTGAATAAATACAAAATGTGTTTGAGCACAAATAAATATTATACTACAAAATAATTTATTTTAAAATTTGAAGTATAAAAAAACTGCCTTTAAAATTTAGGTTTTAAAGGCAGTTTTTTATTCGTAATTCTGAGTCTTAATTTTTCAATCTGTATTTATTGAAAATGATAAAAACTACACCTACAATTAAGAGTAAAGAGATGTTCGCTAATCCTAATAAAAATTGACTTTTTACTGCATAAATATTTACGAAACTATAACTAAAAAGTGCACTTACCATATAAGCGCCACCACCGGTTAATCCGCTGGCAACTCCGGCATTTTTAGAAAATCGGCTTAGACAATAACCCAAAACGATATTGTAGATAAAACCTCCGCAGATATTCAATCCCATTGTAAAAGCAACCAACGTATAAATATTACTTTCAAACTGACTTGTAAAAATCATGAGTAAAGCTAAAATCAGCTGAATAGTTATCGCTGTTCCAACTTTTTTTGCCAATGGTTTTTTGATTAATGATTTTGCTGTGATTCCGCCAATCATAACTGATAATCCGGACAATAAAGCGCTGTAACCGGTTTCGATTGCCGAATATCCAAAAATGCGTTCTATGATAAACGGACTTGATAAATTGAACATTAAAACGATCGCAAAAGTGATTCCCAGAATTACGAATCCTAAAGTAAAATCCTTAGATTTCAGCATGTTCGAATATGTATTGGCTATCGATTTGAATTTAAACGGATGACGTTCTTTGATACTTTCTCCACTGTAAATAAGTTCTAAAAATAAAATAAGTAAAGATAATCCGCCAAGGAAATAAAAATTAGATTTCCAGCCAAAACTGTGTTCTAAATATCCGCCCAAAAATGGAGCTAAAATAGGCGCACTTGCCCAAATTATAGAAAACAGACTTATGTAACTTTTTAATTTTTCGCCTTTAAATAAATCTACAAAATAAGCGCGTTTCGCAATTACGATAAAAGCAATGGCAATTCCCTGAATAATTCGCATCGCGTATATAACGTATATATTGGGGAAAAGTGCTATGATAAAACTAGTTATAGAAAATACAGCCAGCGACGCAATACTGATTTTAAATCGCCCGAAACTATCTAATATACTGCCGATAAAAATCTGGCTTATACCGAGACTAAACATAAAAAATACCAGCGTAAGCTGTACTGCCGATGTTGAAACATTCAAATCTTTTGTCATTGCCGGAAGCGAAGGCAGATAAACATCTGTCGCAAAACCTGATAACGGAATTAAGGCCAAAGCCAATATGGTGCTGAATCCTTTATGATCCTCTTTTAAATTTCTCATTCTTATTATTAATTAATTTATTACAAAATAGACCGTTCGGTCTAAAATATTTTAAAAAAAATATGTTATACAACATATTTTTCGAATTCATTTTTTAAGATTTCTAAAACAATTTTCATCTGGTCATTGTTATCAAAAACTTTTCGGCACAAAATAGCGCCTTCAATCATTGTAAATGCCATAATACTAAATTTTTCCGGATTAATTTCTGGCAATAGTTCATTGTTGTTAACTCCCAATTCAATTATATCCGTATATCTTTTTTGCGCTGAGCCAATAGCTTTTTTTACCTGTTCTTTTATAACAGGGTTGGTATCATCTGCTTCAATCCCAAAATTTAAAATGGGACAGCCGTCGGTCATATTATTTTTATTTTCATAAACCGCCAATAATTTATAAAGCTTTTCTTTTGCAGTTTTTCCCTGCGAAACTGCATTGTCTAATTTGGCAGCTAACTGCGATCTTAAATACAAAAATGATTCTTTGCAAATTTCTTCTTTACTTTCAAAGTTTCCGTAAATACCTCCTTTTGCCAGTTTTGTCGCTTCCATAATATCACTTAAAGAAGTTCCTGCCATTCCTTTTTTATTGATAATCTCTGCCGATTTTTCAATAATAAATTGTCTTGTACGTTCTGCTTTACTCATAATCTTTTTCATTTTGACACTGCAAATTTAGACCGATCGGTCTAATTATCCAAATATTTTTTATTTTATTTTTCATAAATCATTAAAAACCAAGTAAAAACAAGGTTTTTTTATTCCGAATAAATTCTAAATCACGCTTTTAAAAACACCGATTTA
The sequence above is a segment of the Flavobacterium sp. genome. Coding sequences within it:
- a CDS encoding TetR/AcrR family transcriptional regulator, with product MSKAERTRQFIIEKSAEIINKKGMAGTSLSDIMEATKLAKGGIYGNFESKEEICKESFLYLRSQLAAKLDNAVSQGKTAKEKLYKLLAVYENKNNMTDGCPILNFGIEADDTNPVIKEQVKKAIGSAQKRYTDIIELGVNNNELLPEINPEKFSIMAFTMIEGAILCRKVFDNNDQMKIVLEILKNEFEKYVV
- a CDS encoding MFS transporter; translation: MRNLKEDHKGFSTILALALIPLSGFATDVYLPSLPAMTKDLNVSTSAVQLTLVFFMFSLGISQIFIGSILDSFGRFKISIASLAVFSITSFIIALFPNIYVIYAMRIIQGIAIAFIVIAKRAYFVDLFKGEKLKSYISLFSIIWASAPILAPFLGGYLEHSFGWKSNFYFLGGLSLLILFLELIYSGESIKERHPFKFKSIANTYSNMLKSKDFTLGFVILGITFAIVLMFNLSSPFIIERIFGYSAIETGYSALLSGLSVMIGGITAKSLIKKPLAKKVGTAITIQLILALLMIFTSQFESNIYTLVAFTMGLNICGGFIYNIVLGYCLSRFSKNAGVASGLTGGGAYMVSALFSYSFVNIYAVKSQFLLGLANISLLLIVGVVFIIFNKYRLKN
- a CDS encoding substrate-binding domain-containing protein, with product MEKIYTIKDIAELAGVSKGTVDRVLHKRGKVSEDALKKVNEVLDKIDYQPNLMARSLKKKQIYSICVLIPDSANDPYWQPCIDGINEAKKEFKSFNVKVEVFLFDPTSTSSFVETNQNVLNSSPDAVLLVPLFHKEALDAIETYNSKGIISSIFNNQLKSSAIKSFVGQDLFQSGRIAARLLDLLIKKGTIAIVHIDEDYENAIHMQEKEKGFRDYFDSLEKGKFEVKTFKVKHPQFKTTLKEYLESNPAIEGLFVTTSKAYQVAKIISKNPERKIALVGYDLLENNLEYLNNKTIDFLIHQNPKRQAYLGTTSLIEHFIFEKEISPEKLLPIDIVNTENAKDYFL
- a CDS encoding sugar-binding protein → MKNYNVNRIEKNILQINGLGDNPFWNQAEILTDFTSPWSDLEPEKIEFRSLWDTENMYFCYKVYDDNIHIDRQDDSIDSIGESDRVEIFFRTDENLNPYYCLEIDPTPRIMDFMASPKKRFDFDWNWPENNLSVKSSIKSDHFIVEFSVSIQSLKNFQLIKDNVIEAGIFRAKYIKQENKLFEPTWITWVNPNTETPNFHIASSFGTLILK
- a CDS encoding T9SS type A sorting domain-containing protein, with the translated sequence MKVKKITFFILFCFIQGFSQTYVSTTGNDTTGTGTAALPYKTIVKGVQAAPSGGTVLVLSGTYAVTGPIYVGKPLTIQKSGSGAVIVNASGWTSTDTYVLGIVNTSNVTIDGLTISNKIGNGSKGIWILANSGATANLNNITIKNCIVKNIGWTSNNLSAIPANSGIVANAIKVDGGNGTYAITNVKIDNNEVNNCATGWGEAVTVTGNVNGFSVSGNTVYDIANIGIVAAGNYLSTGASSNNQARNGIIASNEVFNCMSAVANSAGIYVDGALNITVQRNEVFRCGVGLSVGAEQNTSTGNGGLSTGHIVNNNSVYNNVITGAIFGGVNGSGYTTSVANTKIFNNTFYKNRTGATINGVTTIQGTSVATLADNFGGEVHFQNSSGITYKNNIMYATTNKKAFLASYGYTISGFVSNYNLYYRETNTDFIIDLTGTSFNGSSTTGSYNAAQFATTTGQDVNSVVGLPGFTNAATFNFTLVSGAFATDKGDPTYNSTYSGTLDFDDDIRKRNGRIDIGCSELQTGSTAKKANIAVAEEQTAASFSVFPNPASDEININFGKSVKSANVILLDLNGRELLKQDFSSVESARINISGLKVNSQLIILQINADNEITHNKIYLK